A single window of Channa argus isolate prfri chromosome 10, Channa argus male v1.0, whole genome shotgun sequence DNA harbors:
- the tapt1a gene encoding transmembrane anterior posterior transformation protein 1 homolog isoform X3, with the protein MALRILGTMKLMIFGFFLCVDAFLYVFTLLPLRVLLALLRLLTLPCCGFRARTCPYCRRSSGSRLLQPAQVCDMLRGLILVLCFSMMHYVDYSMMYHLIRGQSVIKLYIIYNMLEVADRLFSSFGQDILDALYWTATEPKERKRDSLGVIPHFFMAVFYVFLHAILIMVQASTLNVAFNSHNKSLLTIMMSNNFVEIKGSVFKKFEKNNLFQMSNSDIKERFTSYILLLIVCLRNMEQFSWNPDHLWVLFPDVFMVVTSEVAVDVIKHAFITKFNDITADVYSEYRASLAFDLVSSRQKNACTDYSDSVARRMGFIPLPLAVLLIRVVMSSLKVQGALSYTCVFLCYLGLVTLKVLNSIVLLGKSCLYVKRANMEDKLFERPSTVPEASAKSPSKDGQARCRTPSGESKVEHIPATPCRSPSSSSSSVTTQPTPRTDLFPAPPTDTSPAEPVSRPPTPPPESEQPMPTLFKEEEEEEAQGASELKHRTTNKDLLDIDRFTICGNRID; encoded by the exons GGCACGCACATGCCCCTACTGCAGAAGAAGCAG tggGTCACGGCTGCTGCAGCCAGCACAGGTGTGTGATATGCTGAGGGGCCTGATCCTGGTGCTTTGCTTCTCCATGATGCATTATGTAGATTACTCCATGATGTACCACCTGATTAGAGGACAGTCAGTCATTAAACTCTACATCATCTACAACATGTTGGAG gTGGCTGACcgcctcttctcctcctttggTCAAGACATCCTGGACGCGCTCTACTGGACGGCCACAGAACCTAAAGAACGCAAAAGAGACAGTTTAGGTGTCATTCCTCACTTTTTCATGGCAGTTTTTTATGTCT TCCTCCACGCAATCCTCATCATGGTCCAAGCCTCTACTCTCAATGTCGCCTTCAACTCCCACAACAAGTCCCTGCTCACCATCATGATGTCCAACAAC TTTGTAGAGATCAAAGGAAGTGTGTTCAAGAAGTTTGAGAAGAATAACTTATTTCAAATGTCCAACAGTG ATATCAAAGAGCGGTTCACCAGCTACATTCTCCTTCTCATCGTCTGTCTGAGGAACATGGAGCAGTTCTCATGGAACCCAG ACCACCTGTGGGTGTTGTTCCCTGATGTCTTTATGGTCGTCACCTCTGAAGTTGCTGTTGACGTCATTAAACACGCTTTCATCACCAAATTCAACGACATTACTGCAGAC GTCTACAGTGAATACAGAGCTAGTTTGGCCTTTGATCTCGTCAGCAGTCGGCAGAAAAAT GCTTGTACTGACTACAGTGACTCAGTGGCCCGTAGGATGGGCTTTATCCCTCTGCCTTTGGCTGTTCTG CTTATCCGGGTGGTGATGAGTTCACTAAAGGTGCAGGGAGCTCTTTCATACACATGTGTGTTCCTCTGTTATCTTGG GCTCGTGACACTTAAAGTGTTGAACAGTATTGTGCTGCTGGGGAAGTCTTGTCTTTACGTGAAGCGGGCCAACATGGAGGACAAACTGTTTGAGAGGCCCTCGACTGTTCCAGAGGCCTCTGCAAAAAGCCCCAGCAAAGATGGCCAGGCCAGATGTCGCACACCTTCAG GTGAATCTAAGGTGGAGCATATCCCTGCTACACCCTGCAggtctccatcctcctcctcttcttcagtGACCACCCAGCCAACTCCAAGGACAGATTTGTTTCCTGCTCCACCCACTGACACATCTCCTGCTGAACCAGTGAGCCGTCCACCAACTCCACCACCTGAATCTGAACAACCTATGCCCACACTCtttaaagaggaggaggaggaggaggcacaAGGAGCCTCTGAACTGAAGCACAGGACTACCAACAAAGACCTGCTGGATATCGACCGTTTCACAATCTGTGGTAACCGCATCGACTGA
- the tapt1a gene encoding transmembrane anterior posterior transformation protein 1 homolog isoform X4, with the protein MALRILGTMKLMIFGFFLCVDAFLYVFTLLPLRVLLALLRLLTLPCCGFSGSRLLQPAQVCDMLRGLILVLCFSMMHYVDYSMMYHLIRGQSVIKLYIIYNMLEVADRLFSSFGQDILDALYWTATEPKERKRDSLGVIPHFFMAVFYVFLHAILIMVQASTLNVAFNSHNKSLLTIMMSNNFVEIKGSVFKKFEKNNLFQMSNSDIKERFTSYILLLIVCLRNMEQFSWNPDHLWVLFPDVFMVVTSEVAVDVIKHAFITKFNDITADVYSEYRASLAFDLVSSRQKNACTDYSDSVARRMGFIPLPLAVLLIRVVMSSLKVQGALSYTCVFLCYLGLVTLKVLNSIVLLGKSCLYVKRANMEDKLFERPSTVPEASAKSPSKDGQARCRTPSGESKVEHIPATPCRSPSSSSSSVTTQPTPRTDLFPAPPTDTSPAEPVSRPPTPPPESEQPMPTLFKEEEEEEAQGASELKHRTTNKDLLDIDRFTICGNRID; encoded by the exons tggGTCACGGCTGCTGCAGCCAGCACAGGTGTGTGATATGCTGAGGGGCCTGATCCTGGTGCTTTGCTTCTCCATGATGCATTATGTAGATTACTCCATGATGTACCACCTGATTAGAGGACAGTCAGTCATTAAACTCTACATCATCTACAACATGTTGGAG gTGGCTGACcgcctcttctcctcctttggTCAAGACATCCTGGACGCGCTCTACTGGACGGCCACAGAACCTAAAGAACGCAAAAGAGACAGTTTAGGTGTCATTCCTCACTTTTTCATGGCAGTTTTTTATGTCT TCCTCCACGCAATCCTCATCATGGTCCAAGCCTCTACTCTCAATGTCGCCTTCAACTCCCACAACAAGTCCCTGCTCACCATCATGATGTCCAACAAC TTTGTAGAGATCAAAGGAAGTGTGTTCAAGAAGTTTGAGAAGAATAACTTATTTCAAATGTCCAACAGTG ATATCAAAGAGCGGTTCACCAGCTACATTCTCCTTCTCATCGTCTGTCTGAGGAACATGGAGCAGTTCTCATGGAACCCAG ACCACCTGTGGGTGTTGTTCCCTGATGTCTTTATGGTCGTCACCTCTGAAGTTGCTGTTGACGTCATTAAACACGCTTTCATCACCAAATTCAACGACATTACTGCAGAC GTCTACAGTGAATACAGAGCTAGTTTGGCCTTTGATCTCGTCAGCAGTCGGCAGAAAAAT GCTTGTACTGACTACAGTGACTCAGTGGCCCGTAGGATGGGCTTTATCCCTCTGCCTTTGGCTGTTCTG CTTATCCGGGTGGTGATGAGTTCACTAAAGGTGCAGGGAGCTCTTTCATACACATGTGTGTTCCTCTGTTATCTTGG GCTCGTGACACTTAAAGTGTTGAACAGTATTGTGCTGCTGGGGAAGTCTTGTCTTTACGTGAAGCGGGCCAACATGGAGGACAAACTGTTTGAGAGGCCCTCGACTGTTCCAGAGGCCTCTGCAAAAAGCCCCAGCAAAGATGGCCAGGCCAGATGTCGCACACCTTCAG GTGAATCTAAGGTGGAGCATATCCCTGCTACACCCTGCAggtctccatcctcctcctcttcttcagtGACCACCCAGCCAACTCCAAGGACAGATTTGTTTCCTGCTCCACCCACTGACACATCTCCTGCTGAACCAGTGAGCCGTCCACCAACTCCACCACCTGAATCTGAACAACCTATGCCCACACTCtttaaagaggaggaggaggaggaggcacaAGGAGCCTCTGAACTGAAGCACAGGACTACCAACAAAGACCTGCTGGATATCGACCGTTTCACAATCTGTGGTAACCGCATCGACTGA